A single region of the Rubrobacter aplysinae genome encodes:
- a CDS encoding MFS transporter encodes MSDSRQPDPGRWRALVVCLVAGFMILLDVSIVNVALPSIQRDLDASAAELSWVVSGYALTFGLVLVPAGRLGDDYGRKKMFLIALALFTLTSALAGLAPNAIVLVILRLLQGATAGMLNPQVLGFIQQLFRGSERGRAFGLFGATVGISTAIGPLLGGLLLMLGSEGSWRYVFWVNVPIGFAALALGLRLLPRDEAPGGRQRLDVIGAALLGGAVVSLMLPLVIAEQSPASAPWWLIGVFAVLLGAFVAWERRAKRRHGQPLVDFALLRTRSYALGSTLILLYFAGFTSIFFVLSIYYQQGHSYSPLAAGLALTPFAVGSAVNSVVGGRLVPRFGRPLVVAGLGIVVVGLAATAVVLRLEPAHVGLATALPLLIAGLGSGLVISPNQTITLSEIPPSEGGTASGVQQTGQRVGTAIGISAVGAIFFSRLGASGGDYGDAISTGLILTLAFVVLALIVGLIDVWLGRRAKSASKVEPNG; translated from the coding sequence GTGAGCGACTCGCGGCAGCCCGACCCCGGACGGTGGCGTGCCCTGGTGGTGTGTCTGGTCGCGGGTTTTATGATCCTGCTCGACGTCAGCATCGTCAACGTCGCCCTGCCCTCCATACAGCGGGATCTCGACGCGTCGGCGGCCGAGCTGTCCTGGGTGGTCTCCGGGTATGCACTGACCTTCGGTCTCGTGCTGGTCCCGGCGGGCCGGCTCGGGGACGACTACGGCCGCAAGAAGATGTTCCTGATCGCGCTGGCGCTGTTCACGCTCACCAGCGCGCTGGCCGGCCTCGCGCCGAACGCGATCGTCCTGGTGATCCTCCGTCTTCTGCAGGGCGCGACGGCCGGGATGCTCAACCCACAGGTCCTCGGGTTTATCCAGCAGCTCTTTCGCGGCTCCGAGCGGGGCCGGGCGTTCGGGCTGTTCGGGGCCACCGTGGGCATCTCCACCGCTATAGGACCGCTGCTCGGCGGTCTGCTCTTGATGCTCGGGTCGGAGGGGAGCTGGCGCTACGTCTTCTGGGTAAACGTCCCCATCGGCTTCGCCGCGCTGGCGCTGGGCCTCCGGCTCCTGCCCCGGGACGAGGCCCCCGGCGGGCGCCAGCGGCTCGACGTGATCGGCGCGGCGCTGCTCGGCGGGGCTGTCGTGTCTTTGATGCTGCCGCTGGTGATCGCCGAGCAGAGCCCGGCGTCGGCGCCGTGGTGGCTGATCGGGGTCTTCGCGGTACTGCTCGGGGCGTTCGTGGCCTGGGAGCGGCGGGCCAAGCGCCGGCACGGCCAGCCGCTGGTGGACTTCGCCCTGCTGCGCACCCGCAGCTACGCCCTGGGCTCGACGCTCATCCTGCTGTACTTCGCCGGGTTCACCTCGATCTTCTTCGTCCTGAGCATCTACTACCAGCAGGGGCACTCGTACTCGCCACTGGCGGCCGGGCTCGCGCTAACGCCGTTCGCGGTCGGCTCCGCCGTGAACTCGGTGGTCGGCGGCCGACTGGTGCCGCGGTTCGGCAGGCCGCTGGTGGTCGCGGGCCTCGGGATCGTGGTCGTCGGGCTCGCCGCCACCGCCGTCGTGCTGCGTCTGGAGCCCGCCCACGTTGGCCTGGCCACCGCGCTGCCACTGTTGATCGCCGGCCTCGGCAGCGGGCTGGTGATCTCGCCCAACCAGACCATTACCCTCAGCGAGATCCCACCCTCCGAGGGCGGCACCGCCTCCGGGGTGCAGCAGACCGGCCAGAGGGTCGGGACCGCCATCGGGATCTCCGCGGTCGGGGCCATCTTCTTCAGCCGCCTCGGCGCTTCCGGCGGCGACTACGGCGACGCGATCAGCACCGGCCTTATCCTCACGCTTGCCTTCGTCGTCCTCGCGCTGATCGTCGGCCTCATAGACGTCTGGCTCGGACGCCGGGCCAAAAGCGCCAGCAAGGTCGAGCCTAACGGCTAG
- a CDS encoding DUF4870 domain-containing protein — MQQDRANYGRPREPGDDLETGSSSYESYEGYGDRGGRAGYIPMRDTGKSLSPSDERSWSALSHLSVLVWPVTGFLPVAPLIIWLVYKNQSPAVGFQALQSFWYQAAWLLLGAVGSLVATLFVVLTFGLGAFVVAPLGFLLGLVPFVHQLYAAYKVRQGVDYRYPFIANMLDSGEGR; from the coding sequence ATGCAGCAGGACCGCGCCAACTATGGCAGGCCCAGAGAGCCCGGCGACGATCTGGAGACCGGCTCCAGCAGTTACGAGAGTTACGAAGGGTACGGAGATCGCGGCGGGCGGGCCGGCTACATCCCGATGCGCGACACCGGTAAGAGCCTCAGCCCGAGCGACGAGCGCTCGTGGTCGGCCCTCTCGCACCTGAGCGTGCTCGTGTGGCCCGTGACGGGGTTTCTTCCGGTGGCGCCCCTCATAATCTGGCTGGTCTACAAGAACCAGTCCCCGGCGGTGGGATTCCAGGCCCTGCAGTCGTTCTGGTATCAGGCGGCGTGGCTGCTGCTCGGAGCGGTCGGGAGCCTCGTCGCCACCCTTTTCGTGGTGCTAACCTTCGGTCTTGGAGCTTTCGTGGTGGCCCCGCTGGGCTTCCTGCTCGGGCTGGTGCCTTTCGTCCATCAGCTCTACGCCGCCTACAAGGTGCGGCAGGGCGTGGACTACCGCTACCCGTTTATCGCGAACATGCTGGACAGCGGCGAAGGTCGGTAG
- a CDS encoding protein kinase domain-containing protein, giving the protein MSQRFVVRKGGGALEAPVGKVLGGRYRVKGTLGAGGMAVVYRAEDAILGREVALKTLRQSYAEERAFLRRFKREARAMASLDHPKIVRVYDICEEGEAPFIVAECVEGEDAGQRLSRIGSLEIGEAVRIAGQLLEALSYAHEQGIIHRDVKPSNVMLTGGSIKVADFGIARIVEEARNGAPDRQHDQDDQDDQDELQSGEVIGSARYMSPEQIMGRQATPQSDIYSVGILLYHCLTGEPPFSGDTRSVARQQIHRDPLPPRRLNRKIPQGLEDVILKALSKDPSARYPSADAMLSALRKEAPAKLLSPATFGRLLGDRKRSLATAALAAVLLSGVAAAGVSGYVEGPEDLAASRSSQQGAGITGKSGESGQAGQSGEAEQSRGLSVFGGLGGSDEDTGSGETAAGDTASGDNGSGSTSEGDLVAVPDVDAYYDYYAEDVLASRGFETKVVHEYHEGYSDRGVTWGTDPLYGERVPEGSTVTIYATPKDQPQPQL; this is encoded by the coding sequence ATTTCGCAGAGGTTCGTAGTTCGTAAAGGCGGTGGAGCGCTGGAAGCCCCGGTAGGAAAAGTCCTTGGAGGGAGATACAGGGTAAAGGGCACGCTCGGGGCGGGCGGGATGGCCGTGGTGTATCGGGCCGAGGATGCCATCCTGGGCCGCGAGGTCGCCTTGAAGACCCTGAGACAGAGCTACGCCGAGGAGCGCGCCTTCCTGAGACGCTTCAAGCGGGAGGCCCGGGCGATGGCGTCCCTGGATCATCCCAAGATCGTCCGGGTATACGACATCTGCGAGGAGGGCGAGGCGCCCTTTATCGTGGCGGAGTGCGTCGAGGGCGAGGACGCGGGCCAGAGGCTGTCCCGGATCGGCAGCCTGGAGATAGGGGAGGCGGTCAGGATCGCCGGGCAGCTCCTCGAGGCCCTCTCCTACGCCCACGAGCAGGGGATAATCCACCGCGACGTCAAGCCCTCTAACGTGATGCTCACCGGCGGCTCCATAAAGGTCGCGGACTTCGGCATCGCGCGCATCGTCGAGGAGGCCCGCAACGGGGCCCCCGACAGACAGCACGATCAGGACGACCAGGACGACCAGGACGAGCTCCAGTCCGGCGAGGTCATAGGCAGCGCCCGCTACATGTCGCCGGAGCAGATCATGGGCCGCCAGGCGACGCCCCAGAGCGACATCTACTCCGTGGGGATACTCCTGTATCACTGTCTGACCGGCGAGCCGCCGTTCTCGGGCGACACCAGGAGCGTGGCCCGCCAGCAGATACACCGCGACCCGCTTCCGCCGCGCCGGCTGAACCGCAAGATCCCGCAGGGGCTCGAAGACGTGATCCTGAAGGCCCTTTCCAAGGACCCTTCGGCCCGTTACCCTTCCGCAGACGCCATGCTCTCGGCCCTGCGCAAGGAGGCCCCGGCAAAGCTCCTCTCACCGGCGACCTTCGGGCGTCTCCTCGGCGACCGCAAGAGATCGCTGGCGACCGCCGCGCTGGCCGCCGTCCTGCTCTCGGGGGTCGCGGCGGCGGGAGTCTCGGGCTACGTCGAAGGCCCGGAAGACCTGGCGGCCAGCCGCTCGTCCCAGCAGGGCGCCGGGATCACCGGCAAGTCCGGGGAGAGCGGCCAGGCGGGGCAGTCGGGAGAGGCGGAACAGAGCCGGGGACTCTCGGTCTTCGGCGGTCTCGGAGGCTCGGACGAGGACACCGGCTCCGGTGAAACGGCGGCCGGGGATACCGCCAGCGGTGATAATGGGTCCGGGAGTACCTCGGAGGGGGACCTCGTCGCCGTACCGGACGTGGACGCCTACTACGACTACTACGCCGAGGACGTGCTCGCCAGCCGGGGCTTCGAGACGAAGGTCGTCCACGAGTACCACGAGGGCTACAGCGACCGGGGCGTAACCTGGGGCACTGACCCGCTGTACGGGGAGCGGGTCCCGGAGGGCTCGACCGTTACGATCTACGCCACCCCCAAGGATCAGCCCCAGCCCCAGCTCTAG
- a CDS encoding TVP38/TMEM64 family protein, with the protein MKPAGGSVDSIRLDTRRVRRIRLVIIVAMLAASGLAYLLSPAFRTGIESVIRILARGDVSGLRDYILSFGAWAPVVSTLLMVLQAIVAPLPAFLITFANGLAFGAFWGGLLSVFGASAAAVVSFWISRTLGRGPVEALVGNTSLESADHWFARYGAYAVLVGRLVPVLSFDVISFAAGLTRMRFPGFLIATVIGASPATFVYAYLGGHAPQYVEILFLAFGVIIAVALVTVFLRRRREKSRSRVK; encoded by the coding sequence ATGAAGCCGGCCGGGGGCTCTGTTGACTCGATAAGGCTCGACACCCGCCGGGTGAGACGCATCAGGCTGGTTATCATCGTCGCGATGCTGGCGGCGTCGGGGCTCGCATACCTCCTTTCGCCGGCGTTCAGGACCGGGATCGAGTCCGTCATCCGCATACTCGCCCGGGGCGACGTCTCCGGGCTGCGGGACTACATCCTCTCCTTCGGGGCGTGGGCGCCCGTGGTCTCGACGCTCTTGATGGTGTTGCAGGCGATAGTTGCGCCGCTGCCGGCTTTCCTCATAACGTTCGCGAACGGCCTCGCCTTCGGGGCGTTCTGGGGCGGGCTGTTGAGCGTGTTCGGGGCCTCGGCGGCGGCCGTGGTGAGCTTCTGGATCTCACGCACCCTGGGCCGGGGGCCGGTGGAGGCGCTCGTCGGGAACACGAGCCTGGAGTCGGCGGACCACTGGTTTGCCCGCTACGGGGCCTACGCCGTTCTCGTCGGGCGGCTGGTCCCGGTATTGTCGTTCGACGTGATCTCCTTCGCCGCGGGACTCACACGCATGAGGTTCCCGGGCTTCCTGATCGCCACCGTGATCGGGGCCTCCCCGGCGACCTTCGTGTACGCCTACCTCGGGGGCCACGCCCCGCAGTACGTCGAGATCCTCTTCCTGGCCTTCGGCGTCATTATCGCCGTCGCCTTGGTGACCGTCTTTCTCCGCCGGCGCAGAGAAAAGAGCCGCAGCCGCGTCAAATGA
- a CDS encoding class I SAM-dependent methyltransferase, translating into MDGPSHPRTGVFAGIYDPVIAPFERLGLGGLRRETLRGLSGAVLELGVGTGRSLRSYPDSVSSVTGVDPDETMLDRAARRLPEAGMPVRLLRAAGEDLPFPDGSFDAVTAFLTLCTVQSQEAALREAWRVLAPGGELRLLEHVRVERKPLGRLQEALTPAWSRLAGGCHLDRRTLEGVSSVGFEVERIGRYLGGVVLRIHARRA; encoded by the coding sequence ATGGACGGACCTAGCCACCCACGAACCGGCGTATTCGCCGGCATCTACGATCCCGTTATCGCGCCCTTCGAGCGGCTCGGGCTGGGGGGACTGCGGCGGGAGACGTTGCGGGGGCTCTCGGGGGCCGTGCTGGAGCTCGGGGTCGGCACCGGAAGGAGCCTCCGCTCCTACCCGGACTCCGTCTCGTCGGTGACCGGCGTAGATCCCGACGAGACGATGCTCGACCGGGCCGCCCGCCGCTTGCCGGAGGCCGGGATGCCGGTCCGGCTCCTGCGGGCCGCCGGCGAGGATCTACCCTTCCCTGACGGGAGCTTCGACGCCGTTACCGCTTTCTTGACCCTGTGTACGGTGCAGAGCCAGGAGGCCGCGTTGCGGGAGGCGTGGCGGGTGCTCGCGCCCGGCGGCGAGCTGCGGCTGCTGGAGCACGTGCGGGTCGAACGTAAGCCGCTCGGCCGCCTACAGGAAGCGCTGACGCCGGCCTGGAGCCGGCTCGCCGGAGGCTGCCACCTGGACCGGCGGACGCTGGAAGGGGTGAGCTCGGTGGGCTTCGAGGTCGAGCGGATCGGGCGTTATCTGGGCGGTGTGGTGCTCCGCATTCACGCCCGGCGGGCCTGA